The genomic segment AGAAGAGATAGGCCGCTAAACGAACCGATTCTAGAACTGAGTAAAGAACTTCTGCAACGGCTTCCTGTTGCCCTTGTTTATACAATGTCCAGGGCGCTTGCTCGTCAATATATTTATTACTGGTTTGGACTAGGCTGAGAATGGCTTCACAGGCTTGGGAATAGGAAAGAGCATTATAACCGAGATCCACTTTTGACTTCAAGGATGTTCCCAAGATTTTCAGAGGGTTATCATCAGGAATTCGATCGCCGGCGATCGCCGGAACTTTGCCGGCACAATACTTTTTCGCCATTCCTAGGGTACGATTAAGTAAATTTCCTAAATCATTAGCGAGATCTGCATTAAGAACATTAATAAATCGGGTTTCATTAAAATCCCCATCCTTACCAAACTCGATTTCCTTGAGAAAATAGTAGCGGACTGCATCAGCCCCATAGCGATCCACTAACTCATAGGGATTCAACGTATTACCGACACTTTTCCCCATTTTCATCCCGTCTTTTGTCAAAAATCCATGGCCAAACACTCGTCGGGGTAAGGGTAGACCCGCAGACATGAGCATGGCTGGCCAGTAGACGGTATGGAAGCGGAGAATATCTTTACCAATCAGATGAGTTTGAATCGGCCACCACCGGGCTATAGCCTGCTCTAAACTGGGGGAATCTTCGGGATCGAGTAAGGCGGTGATATAGCCGAGTAGAGCATCGAACCACACATACAGGGTATGGTCGGGATCGGTGGGAACTGGAAATCCCCAATCTAGGTTAACTCGCGAGATGGAAAAATCTTGCAGTCCACGGGACACAAAACTTAATACTTCATTACGACGGCTTTCCGGTTGAATGAAGTCAGGATTCTCACTATAGAAGGCTTCTAACGAGTCTTGATATTTGGACAACCGGAAGAAATAGTTATTTTCGTCTCGCCATTCTGTGACTTTGTTCGTATGGATCGGACAGCGATGGTCGTCGAGCAGGTCTCGCTCTTCTTTAAATTCTTCACAGG from the Roseofilum capinflatum BLCC-M114 genome contains:
- the metG gene encoding methionine--tRNA ligase, with product MNSDYPAKKTFTITTPLYYVNDLPHIGSAYTTIAADVLARYWRLRGEEVLMITGTDEHGLKIQRTAQERGKDPQAHCDEIVQGFETLWQKLNIQYDRFSRTTAAKHHQIVQEFFQRVWDNGDIYQGVQKGWYCVSCEEFKEERDLLDDHRCPIHTNKVTEWRDENNYFFRLSKYQDSLEAFYSENPDFIQPESRRNEVLSFVSRGLQDFSISRVNLDWGFPVPTDPDHTLYVWFDALLGYITALLDPEDSPSLEQAIARWWPIQTHLIGKDILRFHTVYWPAMLMSAGLPLPRRVFGHGFLTKDGMKMGKSVGNTLNPYELVDRYGADAVRYYFLKEIEFGKDGDFNETRFINVLNADLANDLGNLLNRTLGMAKKYCAGKVPAIAGDRIPDDNPLKILGTSLKSKVDLGYNALSYSQACEAILSLVQTSNKYIDEQAPWTLYKQGQQEAVAEVLYSVLESVRLAAYLFSPIIPGISTAIYNQLGFSVDFNENADLKNQIPFGTHVQWGILPAQQALGKPKPVFQRLELIEA